TTATTGaattccttctccttcttcctctattttctcacttccaaaaagaatatttcatttttctctcatctttCCTTGTGCGTATTAAaacctttgattttttttttctttcttttccatttttcattcacaaaactacaaaaacaatGGTAGTTTCAGTGATTTCATTGTGGAACATTCACAAAGATGTGTACGAGATAGGTGTGAGATGTGTACGAGATAGGTGTGAGATGTGTACGAGATAGGCTAAGAgggattaaagaaaagttcAATTAGTTTACAAGCCTAGAGGATTAatagtggagaagaaatggatggaagtggagaagaaatgaaCGGAAGAGAAGAAACGTGGGCACCAAAAAttgaaggaaggaaaaagaaaagagaaaggaggAAGTTAAATGAtagtattttcgtcatttcacctctaatttatcctaaatatcaacttttttacaatcaatacTGAAAATCTTATCTAGCTCATTTTTGGCTCTGTCAATTCCGGGAGTTACATCCcaacaagaaaagaaatggttaCATCAAATGTGGACTTAAGACTAAATACCCACTTGTACAATCAATGCCGTGAATGGCAAGAACAAGAAttcaaagaagagaaaagtgaGCACTAGAAAAGAACCAACAACCATGGTGGAAAATTTGGATCAGATTTCCCACTAATTTAGAACTTCTTCTCTTTGAGAAAAGTATGGCTGAATTCCTTTGGACATTTGCTGTGGAAGAGACGTTGAAGAGAACGGTGAACGTTGCAGCTCAGAAAATTTCTCTCGTTTGGGGTTTGGAAGatgaactttcaaatttaagcaAATGGCTACTCGATGCTGGAGCCCTTTTGCGCGATATCGATAGGGAAATACTTCGCAAGGAATCGGTGAAGAGATGGGCAGATGGGCTTGAAGATATCGTTAGTGAAGCTGAGGATCTTTTGGACGAGCTTGCTTATGAAGATCTTCGAAGAAAAGTGGAAACAAGTTCAAGGGTGtgtaataatttcaaattttcttctgTTCTTAACCCTCTTGTTCGTCATGATATGGCCtgtaaaatgaagaaaattacTAAAATGTTAAAACAACATTATCGCAACTCTGCTCCTTTAGGGCTTGTTGGGAAGGAATCCatggagaaagaagatggAGGTAATAATCTTAGGCAGATTAGGGAAACAACTTCgattctgaattttgatgtTGTGGGAAGGGAAACTGAAGTTTTAGACATATTGAGATTGGTGATTGATTCTAGTAGTAATGAGTATGAGCTTCCTTTGTTGATTGTACCGATTGTAGGGATGGGTGGAGTTGGAAAAACAACTTTGGCGAAATTGGTTTTTCGTCATGAGTTGATCAAGAAACATTTTCATGAAACAATATGGATATGTGTGTCGGAACACTTCAACATCGACGAGATTTTGGTAGCAATTTTGGAAAGTTTGACGGATAAAGTTCCAACCAAAAGGGAAGCTGTACTTCGCAGGCTTCAAAAAGAGTTGCTAGACAAAAGATGTTTCCTTGTTTTGGATGATGTTTGGAATGAAAGTTCTAAGTTGTGGGAAGAGTTAGAAGACTGTTTAAAAGAGATAGTTGGGAAATTTGGAATCACCATTATAGTAACTACAAGGTTGGATGAAGTTGCTAATATTATGGGAACAGTTTCGGGTTATCGTTTGGAAAAGTTACCTGAAGACCATTGTTGGTCCTTATTTAAGAGAAGTGCAAATGCAAATGGAGTAAAAATGACTCCAAAGTTGGAGGCTATTCGAATAAAGTTGCTTCAAAAAATTGATGGCATACCGCTTGTTGCAAAAGTTTTGGGAGGAGCCGTGGAATTTGAAGGAGATCTTGATAGGTGGGAGACCACACTTGAAAGCATAGTAAGAGAAATTccaatgaaacaaaaaagttatgtGTTGTCCATATTACAATTAAGTGTGGACCGTCTACCCTTTGTGGAAAAACAATGTTTTGCCtattgttcaatttttcctAAAGATTGTGAAgttgttaaagaaaatttgattagAATGTGGATAGCACAAGGGTTTATTCAACCAACAGAAGGAGAGAACACGATGGAGGATCTGGGAGAAGGGCACTTCAACTTCCTCTTATCTCGCTCCTTATTTCAAGATGTCGTCAAGGATAAGTATGGGAGAATTACTCACTTTAAGATGCATGATCTAATACATGATGTTGCCCTTGCCATTTTGTCAACTCGTCAAAAGTCGGTATTAGATCCTACTCATTGGAAtggaaaaacgtcaagaaagttgCGCACCTTACTTTACAATAACCAAGAGATCCACCATAAAGTTGCAGACTGTGTTTTCTTGCGTGTTTTAGAAGTGAATTCCTTACATATGATGAATAACTTACCAGACTTCATTGCTAAGTTGAAACACTTGAGATACCTTGACATTTCATCATGTTCTATGTGGGTTATGCCCCACTCTGTTACTACGCTTTTCAATTTACAGACACTGAAGCTTGGAAGTATAGAAAATCTTCCaatgaatttgagaaatttggtTAGACTACGTCACTTAGAATTCCACGTCTATTACAACACAAGGAAAATGCCTTCTCATATGGGTGAGTTGATTCATCTTCAAATATTGTCTTGGTTTGTTGCAGGGTTTGAGGAAGGCTGTAAAATTGAAGAACTcggaaatttgaaaaatttgaaaggtCAATTGCAACTTTCAAATCTTGAGCAAGTGAGGAGTAAAGAAGAAGCTCTAGCTGCAAAATTGGtcaataagaaaaacttacgTGAGCTAACTTTTGAATGGAGTATAGATATTTTACGAGAATGTAGCAGCTACAATGACTTTGAAGTGTTGGAAGGACTTCAACCACCCAAAAATCTCAGTTCTTTGAAAATTACCAACTTTGGAGGGAAATTTTTGCCTGCTGCtacttttgttgaaaatttggtGTTCCTATGTTTGT
This is a stretch of genomic DNA from Cucumis sativus cultivar 9930 chromosome 4, Cucumber_9930_V3, whole genome shotgun sequence. It encodes these proteins:
- the LOC101216361 gene encoding disease resistance protein RGA2 — translated: MAEFLWTFAVEETLKRTVNVAAQKISLVWGLEDELSNLSKWLLDAGALLRDIDREILRKESVKRWADGLEDIVSEAEDLLDELAYEDLRRKVETSSRVCNNFKFSSVLNPLVRHDMACKMKKITKMLKQHYRNSAPLGLVGKESMEKEDGGNNLRQIRETTSILNFDVVGRETEVLDILRLVIDSSSNEYELPLLIVPIVGMGGVGKTTLAKLVFRHELIKKHFHETIWICVSEHFNIDEILVAILESLTDKVPTKREAVLRRLQKELLDKRCFLVLDDVWNESSKLWEELEDCLKEIVGKFGITIIVTTRLDEVANIMGTVSGYRLEKLPEDHCWSLFKRSANANGVKMTPKLEAIRIKLLQKIDGIPLVAKVLGGAVEFEGDLDRWETTLESIVREIPMKQKSYVLSILQLSVDRLPFVEKQCFAYCSIFPKDCEVVKENLIRMWIAQGFIQPTEGENTMEDLGEGHFNFLLSRSLFQDVVKDKYGRITHFKMHDLIHDVALAILSTRQKSVLDPTHWNGKTSRKLRTLLYNNQEIHHKVADCVFLRVLEVNSLHMMNNLPDFIAKLKHLRYLDISSCSMWVMPHSVTTLFNLQTLKLGSIENLPMNLRNLVRLRHLEFHVYYNTRKMPSHMGELIHLQILSWFVAGFEEGCKIEELGNLKNLKGQLQLSNLEQVRSKEEALAAKLVNKKNLRELTFEWSIDILRECSSYNDFEVLEGLQPPKNLSSLKITNFGGKFLPAATFVENLVFLCLYGCTKCERLPMLGQLANLQELSICFMDSVRSIGSEFYGIDSNRRGYFPKLKKFDFCWMCNLEQWELEVANHESNHFGSLQTLKLDRCGKLTKLPNGLECCKSVHEVIISNCPNLTLNVEEMHNLSVLLIDGLKFLPKGLALHPNLKTIMIKGCIEDYDYSPFLNLPSLTKLYLNDGLGNATQLPKQLQHLTALKILAIENFYGIEVLPEWLRKLTCLETLDLVRCKNLKRLPSRGAMRCLTKLKDFKVIACPLLLLGGQADQEGAKYLHIPAYLCHVYQSRGSPLSKTSSI